The genomic interval GCCGACGGCGGTTTCGGTGAGCCGCGGCACGGTCGCCGCGGCACCGGACCGGTCGCCAGCCGCCGTCAGCGTCCTCATGCCGGCTGGCCGACATCCGCTGCCGGGGCCGCGGGGCAGGCGATGCCGGTGCCTGCGAGGCCGCAATAGCCGTTCGGGTTCTTCGCCAGGTACTGCTGGTGATAGTCCTCGGCGAAATAGAAGCGGCGGCCCGTGGCGATCTCGGTGGTGATCGCGCGGCCGTGGCCGGCAGCCTTGAGGGCCGCAGCATAGGCCGAGCGCGACGCCTCGGCCTCGGCCAGCGCCGCGGCGTCGTCGACATAGATGGCGGAGCGGTACTGGGTGCCGACGTCGTTGCCCTGGCGCATGCCCTGGGTCGGGTCGTGGCGTTGCCAGAAAACGGCGAGCAGGCTCGCGAGCGGCATCAGGGCGGGATCGTAGGCGACCATCACCACCTCGGCGTGGCCGGTGCGCCCGGTGCAGACCTCGTTGTAGGTCGGGTTCGGTGTCTGGCCGCCGGCATAGCCGACCGCAGTGATCCAGACGCCGGGCAGCGACCAGAACACGCGCTCGGCGCCCCAGAAGCAGCCCATGCCGAGCAGCACCGTACGGATGCCCTCCGGCCAGGGCCCCTCGAGCGGGCGGCCGCTGACCGCATGGGGCGCAGCCGGGCGGATCGCCTCGGCGCGCCCGGGCAGGGCCTCGCCCGCCTCCGGCAGGGCGAACTTGCGGGTCAGCATGGTCATGAAGGACATGGCATCATCTCCTCGGTTGGCGGCGGGCGGCCGGCCTTACAGCACCGCGGCACGCCGACGGCGCCGGTCGCCGGCGAGCATCAGCACGAAGGCGAGGCCGGCGGCTACCGCCCACACCGGCCAGGCCAAGACGGTCTTCAGCACCGGATCCCACAGGAACGGGCCGGCGTGGTGCTCGACCGCCGCCCGCGCGGCGTCGAGCGTCGCCGGAGACAATTCGAGCCAGACCTGAACGACCGGGGTGAACACCGGCGTCGAGGCCGCGATGCTCTTGCTGCCGTCGACCACGGCAGCGACCAGGGCGACGGCCAGCAGCAGGAAGCCGACGAAGCGGACGAGCAGTTTCAGCAGACTGACCATGACCGGTTGATCCCCTGCGATTGGCCGCACCGGCTGCACCGGCGTTCCAGACAATACCTAAGGCGAGAACGCC from Polymorphum gilvum SL003B-26A1 carries:
- the msrA gene encoding peptide-methionine (S)-S-oxide reductase MsrA, whose amino-acid sequence is MTMLTRKFALPEAGEALPGRAEAIRPAAPHAVSGRPLEGPWPEGIRTVLLGMGCFWGAERVFWSLPGVWITAVGYAGGQTPNPTYNEVCTGRTGHAEVVMVAYDPALMPLASLLAVFWQRHDPTQGMRQGNDVGTQYRSAIYVDDAAALAEAEASRSAYAAALKAAGHGRAITTEIATGRRFYFAEDYHQQYLAKNPNGYCGLAGTGIACPAAPAADVGQPA